A single region of the Erythrobacter sp. HL-111 genome encodes:
- a CDS encoding DUF4350 domain-containing protein: MNAAATGAPDGTGRNAAPFGKGTVFAVLVAGFLAFLALLWFLSAGDTGERESDGAAHAVSVGLNGYAGLVRLLEAEGHEVEVSRSPGELETGDLLVIAPSPYADPEEIGALLEARQYRGPTLLVLPKWQANTVPDRAPREIRERFREGWVALGTAFETAWTDDLPAPYAFETEIEQLEEDESPGWDGFGLEGELPTRTIRFAKEQDTLEPLVTDAAGHVLAFNVLGEEGSDFYDNAHFTVVVAEPDLVNNWGLADPARAAAALELVRETGYGEDTRVVFDLTLNGFSGAQNLLTLAFRPPFLAATLCLVLALVIVGWRAFMRFGAVAAGAPETGFGKARLVRNGAGLIVRAKRMRLLAAPYAALAQRRIARLLGVKRAQEAAIDAALAARLPDETPFSTRAKALRSAEAPDDILRAAKALDELARKLTR; the protein is encoded by the coding sequence ATGAACGCGGCGGCGACCGGCGCGCCCGACGGCACGGGCCGCAACGCCGCGCCCTTCGGCAAGGGCACGGTGTTCGCGGTGCTCGTGGCCGGCTTCCTCGCCTTCCTCGCGCTGCTCTGGTTCCTCTCGGCGGGCGACACCGGCGAGCGCGAGAGCGACGGCGCGGCCCACGCCGTCTCGGTCGGTCTCAACGGCTATGCCGGGCTCGTCCGCCTGCTGGAGGCCGAGGGCCACGAGGTCGAGGTGTCGCGTTCGCCGGGCGAACTCGAAACGGGCGACCTCCTCGTCATCGCGCCCTCGCCTTATGCCGATCCGGAGGAGATCGGCGCGCTGCTCGAAGCGCGGCAATACCGCGGGCCGACGCTGCTCGTCCTGCCGAAATGGCAGGCGAACACCGTGCCGGACCGTGCACCGCGGGAAATCCGCGAAAGGTTCAGGGAAGGCTGGGTCGCGCTGGGCACGGCGTTCGAGACGGCCTGGACCGACGATCTGCCCGCCCCTTACGCCTTCGAGACCGAGATCGAGCAGCTCGAGGAGGACGAGAGCCCGGGCTGGGACGGCTTCGGCCTGGAGGGCGAACTGCCGACCCGCACGATCCGTTTCGCGAAGGAGCAGGATACGCTCGAACCGCTCGTCACCGACGCGGCGGGCCATGTCCTCGCCTTCAACGTGCTGGGCGAGGAAGGGTCCGACTTCTATGACAACGCGCATTTCACGGTGGTGGTGGCCGAACCCGACCTCGTGAACAACTGGGGCCTTGCCGACCCGGCGCGCGCGGCGGCGGCGCTCGAACTGGTGCGCGAGACCGGCTATGGCGAGGACACGCGGGTGGTGTTCGACCTGACGCTCAACGGTTTCAGCGGGGCGCAGAACCTGCTCACCCTCGCCTTCCGGCCGCCTTTCCTCGCCGCGACATTGTGCCTGGTCCTCGCGCTCGTGATAGTCGGCTGGCGCGCCTTCATGCGGTTCGGCGCGGTCGCCGCGGGCGCGCCCGAGACCGGCTTCGGCAAGGCGCGGCTGGTGAGGAACGGCGCCGGGCTGATCGTGCGGGCGAAGCGGATGCGGCTGCTGGCCGCGCCTTACGCGGCGCTAGCCCAGCGCCGGATCGCCCGCCTGCTCGGCGTGAAGCGGGCGCAGGAGGCGGCGATCGACGCCGCGCTGGCCGCGCGCCTGCCGGACGAAACGCCCTTTTCGACCCGCGCCAAGGCCCTGCGCTCGGCCGAGGCCCCCGACGACATTTTGCGCGCCGCCAAGGCGCTCGACGAACTGGCAAGGAAGCTGACGCGATGA
- a CDS encoding MoxR family ATPase, giving the protein MSMTLEELRDLAGAIRAEIAKAIVGQDDMVDRLLEALVAQGHVLLEGPPGTAKTFLAQSFATALGLDFGRIQFTPDLLPGDILGSNLFNFQTSQFTLTRGPIFCDLLLADEINRTPPKTQAALLEAMQERRVTLDGETHGLPDHFMVVATQNPIENQGVYPLPEAQLDRFLFKLLVPYPSEAEEARIVRDYGRRQGPQRPADLGVSPVADPARLAQLSSALDHVTVAEEITHYVVRLVRATRDHAELVVGASPRAAVMLAHAARARAALQGRAYVIPDDVKALAVPVLRHRLTLSPAAEIEGREMEALVAELVESTEAPR; this is encoded by the coding sequence ATGAGCATGACCCTCGAAGAACTGCGCGACCTGGCGGGCGCCATCCGCGCCGAGATCGCCAAGGCGATCGTCGGGCAGGACGACATGGTGGACCGCCTGCTCGAAGCACTGGTGGCGCAGGGGCACGTCCTGCTCGAAGGGCCGCCCGGCACGGCCAAGACCTTCCTCGCGCAGAGCTTCGCGACCGCGCTGGGCCTCGATTTCGGGCGCATCCAGTTCACCCCCGACCTGCTGCCGGGCGACATTCTCGGCTCCAACCTGTTCAATTTCCAGACCAGCCAGTTCACCCTCACGCGCGGGCCGATCTTCTGCGATCTCCTGCTGGCGGACGAGATCAACCGCACCCCGCCCAAGACGCAGGCCGCGCTGCTCGAGGCGATGCAGGAACGCCGCGTGACGCTGGACGGGGAAACGCACGGCCTGCCCGATCATTTCATGGTGGTCGCGACGCAGAACCCGATCGAGAACCAGGGCGTCTATCCCCTGCCCGAGGCGCAGCTCGACCGCTTCCTGTTCAAGCTGCTGGTGCCCTATCCGAGCGAGGCCGAGGAAGCGCGGATCGTGCGCGACTACGGCCGGCGGCAGGGTCCGCAGCGGCCTGCGGATCTCGGCGTGTCGCCGGTCGCCGACCCGGCGCGGCTCGCGCAGCTTTCCTCCGCGCTCGACCATGTCACCGTGGCCGAGGAGATCACCCATTACGTCGTGCGGCTGGTGCGCGCGACCCGCGACCACGCGGAACTTGTCGTCGGCGCTTCCCCGCGCGCGGCGGTGATGCTCGCCCATGCCGCGCGCGCCCGCGCCGCCCTGCAGGGCCGGGCCTATGTCATCCCCGACGATGTCAAGGCGCTCGCCGTGCCGGTCCTGCGCCACCGCCTGACCCTCTCGCCCGCAGCCGAGATCGAGGGGCGCGAGATGGAGGCGCTCGTCGCCGAACTGGTCGAGAGCACCGAGGCCCCGCGCTGA